One region of Haladaptatus cibarius D43 genomic DNA includes:
- a CDS encoding PhnD/SsuA/transferrin family substrate-binding protein: MVKRRTFIRTASAAGILGLAGCTGDNDDSGNDGDGSTTPGTGTGTSTKSGDGETVNFILTPAEASVNVKQQYKGLFDYIESETGVTVESTKAASYPAVFQALKGGRGDLADASPTLAVVGDEENVTDVVGIRVAYGSAKYFSLISTTPDSGANNLSDLEGESVTFGSKISTSGSLFPLYMLQEAGLDIGNAPEGTPNGFDGQWAGDHDTALNQMMNRPDVMAAGTGAFVAAPHIPKDQFPSRFKEMSSEFDNAGSEDEELKLLKASQPIPRAPILSRSNWDSPKREEVEQALIDATEEDLKGDASGDNELWFTGVQEGDVNDYDPVKNVKNSLGLEFGN, translated from the coding sequence ATGGTGAAACGACGCACCTTCATCCGAACCGCGAGTGCCGCAGGAATACTCGGTCTTGCTGGTTGCACGGGCGACAACGACGATTCCGGCAACGACGGCGACGGAAGCACGACGCCCGGAACGGGTACGGGAACCTCAACGAAGAGCGGTGACGGTGAGACGGTCAACTTCATCCTCACGCCCGCCGAGGCGTCCGTGAACGTCAAACAGCAGTACAAGGGACTGTTCGACTACATCGAAAGCGAAACCGGTGTCACGGTCGAATCGACCAAAGCGGCAAGCTACCCCGCCGTGTTTCAGGCGCTCAAAGGCGGACGCGGTGACCTCGCTGATGCATCGCCCACGCTGGCAGTCGTCGGCGACGAGGAGAACGTCACCGATGTCGTCGGTATCCGCGTCGCATACGGTTCGGCAAAATACTTCTCGCTCATCTCCACCACCCCGGACAGTGGTGCCAACAACCTCTCCGACCTCGAAGGCGAGTCCGTCACGTTCGGTTCCAAAATCTCGACCAGTGGGTCGCTCTTCCCGCTCTACATGCTCCAAGAGGCGGGACTCGACATCGGCAACGCCCCCGAAGGAACTCCGAATGGTTTCGACGGTCAGTGGGCCGGTGACCACGACACTGCACTGAATCAGATGATGAACCGACCCGACGTAATGGCGGCAGGGACGGGTGCGTTCGTCGCCGCACCGCACATTCCGAAAGACCAGTTCCCATCACGGTTCAAAGAGATGTCCTCCGAGTTCGACAACGCCGGAAGCGAAGACGAGGAACTGAAACTGCTGAAGGCGTCGCAACCGATTCCGCGCGCTCCGATTCTCTCCCGCTCCAACTGGGATTCGCCGAAGCGTGAGGAAGTCGAGCAGGCGCTTATCGACGCAACCGAAGAAGACCTCAAAGGCGACGCAAGCGGCGACAACGAACTCTGGTTCACGGGCGTCCAAGAAGGCGACGTGAACGACTACGACCCTGTCAAGAACGTCAAAAACTCGCTCGGTCTCGAATTCGGCAACTAA
- a CDS encoding outer membrane protein assembly factor BamB family protein, with amino-acid sequence MNPSPSSLSRRGFLTAYGTVGMATAVGNAQTTTTTSEESQREPDWTFSKADIDAYYPFETADGVAYVLGSSESDRTNQYEITLYAIDQADRTTLWTETLPSLANMVIEDGTVFVTTTTGDGETQQNYELRAFDSKNGDEQWRHPVHEYPRQLTAEGDSIYVAGNRGIEAIDIDSGSEVWQSDAEIGAVHMLSHVGSTIYTTTNAGVYALSDEDGKEQWHRDGQNVGGSDVIDADRNPLRLQLATAKGILCRSGSTVVSFDPENGDTQWTASLDNSSYSEPVLHEDTVYFWGDSLFAVSVGDGTIRWEYDEANRRERGRSVLVADGAVFSIVDQTIVAVNFDGSERWTFELPEEDDYRLSWGDIVDGTFYVVHGSKLRALSTEDGTVEWSFQPDEEMTTISVSEEAVLLGTMESLYCFDLPQSIPDMLVEETTGFLTSGVGIALSSVLLGSGVFVAYRRMNAEPESSDGTPKPELDSESQPDSKPEPEPEPEYGRLERIASDEFTETFRVRERSEDGPRVVVKKHLTDSNLIEEFESAVERWADLSDRKGVVPVLDFGDDWAELPDYEGGSLADSERPTGERIKALSDANMTVHRAHGDGLIHGGLRPETILLDGDGRGGVSDWELATAFTDHRDSSPYDAPEQVAGEAADERTDVYRLGAIAYFVLTGDAPAGASPPTADDSPSLQDYSSLSPELTDVLSTAMASNPDDRYQSVVKFDDMLRWATFRA; translated from the coding sequence ATGAATCCCTCGCCCTCCTCGCTCTCCAGACGCGGGTTTCTCACGGCGTACGGAACAGTCGGCATGGCCACCGCAGTCGGGAACGCACAGACAACTACCACTACATCGGAGGAAAGCCAGCGGGAACCTGATTGGACGTTTTCGAAGGCCGACATTGATGCGTACTATCCGTTCGAAACGGCGGACGGCGTTGCATACGTTCTCGGTTCTTCCGAGTCGGATAGGACGAATCAGTACGAAATCACTCTCTATGCAATCGACCAAGCGGACAGAACGACGCTGTGGACGGAAACGCTTCCGTCACTCGCCAATATGGTCATCGAGGATGGCACCGTCTTTGTTACCACCACGACTGGCGATGGTGAGACGCAGCAAAACTACGAACTGCGCGCGTTCGATTCGAAAAATGGCGACGAACAGTGGAGACACCCTGTCCATGAGTATCCGCGGCAACTGACGGCCGAGGGTGACAGTATTTACGTCGCAGGAAATCGCGGAATCGAAGCAATCGACATCGACTCCGGGTCGGAAGTCTGGCAGTCGGACGCCGAAATCGGAGCAGTTCATATGCTTTCTCACGTCGGCAGTACGATTTATACCACTACGAACGCTGGAGTGTACGCACTCTCGGACGAGGACGGGAAAGAACAATGGCATCGAGATGGGCAAAATGTTGGCGGGTCGGATGTCATCGACGCCGATAGAAACCCACTCCGGTTGCAGTTGGCCACCGCAAAGGGCATCCTTTGCCGAAGCGGTTCCACGGTAGTCTCTTTTGACCCTGAAAACGGCGATACGCAGTGGACGGCCTCCCTCGACAACTCAAGCTATTCGGAACCGGTGCTTCACGAAGACACGGTGTATTTCTGGGGCGACTCTCTGTTCGCGGTTTCCGTCGGCGACGGAACGATACGCTGGGAGTACGACGAAGCGAACAGACGGGAACGAGGTCGCTCCGTCCTCGTGGCCGATGGAGCGGTGTTCTCGATAGTCGATCAGACAATCGTCGCGGTGAACTTCGACGGTTCCGAGCGATGGACGTTCGAGTTGCCCGAAGAGGACGACTATCGCTTGTCGTGGGGAGACATCGTCGATGGCACTTTTTACGTCGTTCACGGGAGCAAACTGCGCGCGCTTTCCACCGAGGACGGCACTGTCGAATGGTCGTTTCAACCTGACGAGGAGATGACGACGATATCCGTCTCGGAGGAAGCCGTCCTCCTCGGAACGATGGAATCGCTGTACTGTTTCGACTTGCCCCAGTCGATTCCCGATATGCTCGTGGAGGAGACGACCGGCTTTCTCACCTCTGGAGTCGGTATCGCCCTGTCCAGCGTCCTCCTCGGAAGCGGCGTGTTCGTCGCGTATCGCCGGATGAACGCGGAACCGGAATCGTCGGACGGAACGCCGAAACCGGAATTGGATTCCGAATCCCAACCTGACTCGAAACCGGAACCCGAACCGGAACCGGAGTACGGCCGTCTGGAACGCATCGCCAGCGACGAGTTCACCGAAACCTTCCGGGTTAGAGAACGAAGCGAGGACGGCCCGCGCGTCGTCGTGAAAAAGCATCTGACCGACTCGAACCTAATTGAGGAGTTCGAATCGGCAGTCGAACGCTGGGCCGACCTGAGCGACCGAAAGGGCGTCGTTCCCGTCCTCGATTTCGGGGACGACTGGGCCGAACTCCCCGACTACGAGGGCGGGTCGCTCGCCGACAGCGAGCGACCAACGGGAGAGCGAATCAAGGCCCTTTCGGACGCGAACATGACCGTTCACAGGGCGCACGGTGACGGACTGATTCACGGCGGACTGAGGCCCGAAACGATTCTGCTCGATGGTGACGGTCGGGGTGGCGTGAGCGACTGGGAACTCGCCACCGCGTTCACAGACCATCGTGATTCCTCGCCCTACGACGCGCCGGAACAGGTCGCGGGCGAGGCGGCGGACGAACGAACCGACGTGTACCGACTCGGCGCGATTGCTTATTTCGTCCTCACTGGCGATGCGCCCGCGGGCGCATCGCCGCCGACAGCGGACGATTCTCCCTCTCTGCAGGACTACTCTTCCCTCTCCCCGGAACTGACCGACGTGCTTTCGACGGCGATGGCATCCAACCCGGACGACCGGTATCAATCGGTCGTGAAGTTCGACGACATGTTGCGCTGGGCGACGTTCCGCGCTTGA
- the phnE gene encoding phosphonate ABC transporter, permease protein PhnE: protein MSGKPGERIRAYFGIGYSGENNVERRLMDLKRAKTVKRLGWLVGFAGFAYLFLFSLSQVNFSISELIEYWPVFRDALGEFFPITTYFGVIPFIDFGQYWQFITVEQPVQNGTSFTEAALTTLAIGFAGTALGVPGALLFGVLGSERVTPFPFNFIFRGVMSTIRSIPALVWAIIYIPLGGLSPFTATLAIGTDTIGNLGRLFTDALEEVEDGPIEAIESTGANRPQTIVFGMLSQVFTPFIAWTMYILEINVRIAVTMGLIGAGGIGGILNTQQGLFAYTNMMATIIVIFVLVVSVEMISQRTRSYLRGDGEDHGGFFQHLIDLIRGFPQRMSESAWR from the coding sequence ATGAGTGGGAAACCGGGAGAACGGATACGAGCGTACTTTGGTATCGGCTACAGCGGTGAAAACAACGTCGAACGACGCTTGATGGATTTAAAACGGGCCAAGACGGTAAAACGGCTCGGATGGCTCGTCGGGTTTGCTGGATTCGCGTATCTCTTTTTGTTCTCGCTTTCGCAGGTCAACTTCTCGATTTCGGAACTCATCGAATACTGGCCCGTCTTCCGCGATGCACTCGGGGAGTTCTTCCCGATAACGACCTACTTCGGCGTGATTCCATTCATCGACTTCGGTCAGTACTGGCAGTTCATCACGGTCGAACAACCGGTTCAGAACGGAACGTCGTTCACGGAAGCCGCGTTGACGACGCTCGCAATCGGGTTCGCGGGAACCGCTCTCGGTGTTCCCGGTGCACTTCTCTTCGGCGTTCTCGGCAGTGAGCGAGTGACGCCCTTCCCGTTCAACTTCATCTTCCGCGGCGTGATGAGCACTATTCGCTCGATTCCCGCGCTGGTGTGGGCAATCATCTACATTCCGCTCGGTGGACTGTCGCCGTTCACGGCGACCCTCGCAATCGGGACGGACACCATCGGAAATCTCGGACGACTGTTCACCGATGCACTGGAAGAGGTCGAAGATGGTCCGATTGAGGCCATCGAAAGTACGGGTGCGAACCGACCGCAGACCATCGTCTTTGGGATGCTCAGTCAGGTGTTCACGCCGTTTATCGCGTGGACGATGTACATCCTCGAAATCAACGTCCGAATCGCGGTGACCATGGGGCTTATCGGCGCAGGCGGTATCGGTGGTATCCTCAACACCCAACAGGGCCTGTTCGCCTACACGAACATGATGGCGACCATCATCGTCATCTTCGTTCTCGTCGTCTCCGTCGAGATGATAAGTCAGCGAACTCGGTCGTATCTCCGCGGCGACGGCGAAGACCACGGCGGATTCTTCCAGCACCTCATCGACCTGATTCGGGGCTTCCCACAGCGGATGAGCGAATCCGCGTGGCGATAA
- the phnC gene encoding phosphonate ABC transporter ATP-binding protein encodes MSTIKVENLSKSYGDVQALKDVSFEIPDGEFVVLLGESGAGKSTLLRCLNGLTKPTSGSVTIGGEPITGPRDDVAMIFQQHYIIGQLSAYANALTGSLNRTSFFRSLFQWNDRADKMEALRALDTVGLLDEAGQQASRMSGGQQQRVGIARALVQTPNLLLADEPVASLDPASAESVMGYIRNAAGERDLTTIASLHQVNLAREFGDRFLGMKGGEVVFDGYREDFSIDVVDEIYGNIQTEAIRGNEETEANA; translated from the coding sequence ATGAGCACCATCAAAGTAGAGAACCTTAGTAAATCGTACGGTGATGTGCAAGCACTCAAGGACGTGTCGTTCGAGATACCCGACGGCGAGTTCGTCGTCCTTCTCGGCGAGTCCGGTGCAGGGAAATCGACGCTTCTTCGCTGTCTGAACGGACTGACGAAGCCTACTTCGGGAAGCGTCACCATCGGCGGCGAACCGATTACCGGGCCACGGGACGACGTGGCGATGATTTTCCAGCAACACTACATCATCGGTCAGTTGAGCGCGTACGCGAACGCACTCACTGGGTCACTCAACCGAACGTCGTTTTTCCGGAGTCTGTTCCAGTGGAACGACAGGGCGGACAAAATGGAGGCCCTTCGTGCGCTCGACACTGTCGGACTGCTCGACGAAGCAGGCCAGCAAGCGAGTCGCATGAGCGGGGGACAGCAACAACGAGTCGGTATCGCTCGCGCGTTGGTTCAGACGCCGAACCTGCTGCTCGCGGACGAACCCGTCGCGAGTCTCGACCCAGCGAGCGCGGAAAGTGTGATGGGATACATTCGGAATGCGGCGGGCGAACGGGATTTGACGACGATTGCCAGTCTCCATCAAGTCAACTTGGCGCGGGAGTTCGGTGACCGATTCCTCGGTATGAAAGGTGGGGAAGTCGTCTTCGACGGCTATCGTGAGGACTTCTCCATCGACGTGGTGGACGAAATATACGGCAACATTCAGACGGAAGCGATTCGCGGCAACGAAGAAACTGAGGCAAACGCATGA